A segment of the Juglans regia cultivar Chandler chromosome 15, Walnut 2.0, whole genome shotgun sequence genome:
ATTGGTGACTACATAAAGGATGCTGAGCCAACACTGTTAATTACTTGTGACCAAGTACAAACCTAGTCCTTTGACATTTTTTATTCCTAATTTACTTGATGCATATGTGTTGCCTTTTGAAACTTGGTAAGAAATCTCCACATCATGTAATATGGTATGTTGGGTTGCCTTATTACTTGCCCCTCTTCCCTCTCCCTGGAGAGCGATGATTATTATAAGCCTCTTAATGCCATGTTCAGAAGATGATTTGGAGTCAATTGTATCAATAAGTCAACTATCAGAAAAGAAGTGTGGGTGTCTACAAGTTggagtatttaatttatttaggttgtaaaaaaattttatgaagatAATTGCAAAATGGTTTTGACTATCAAGCTAGGAATTCTATGGATTGGTAAAACTTGAGCTTTTCAGTGTGCCAAATTGTAAATTTGATTAGATACTTTATTGTAATGCTAACTACTCGGGGAAGGATAAATTTATCAGGTTTGATTGCATTTTCCTCCCTAAACTGCTACCTCATTCTCAGTTGCACTCTTAAACTTTCACTCAGTACAATTCAGACCCTAGTTTGAAgttttaggttgcgtttggatgttgaagtgagttgagttgagttgagttgagatgataaaatattattagaatattattttttaatattattattattttaggatttgaaaaagttgaattgtttattatattttatattgggatttgaaaaaattgtaatgatgagttgagatgaattgagagatgtttgtcatccaaacaaagccttaaTCTACCCCCTCCATCAAAAAGCCCATTATGCTTAAGATAACATTTTTCAGTTTGCATGAGCTGTGTACATTAGATGTTTGTAGAAAGAATTCTTCCACCTGTTGATATCTGTTCCATTATGATTTGTGCATGCCATTGCAATCCCATGAGAATTTCTGGACGCTGATGTTTCCTATGCCACATCTGTATATTGTATCCTCGAACATAAATGGCCTCCTAGTAACAAGATTCTTTGTAGATATGgacttccaattttttttacctTGCTGTGAAGGGAACTTTGTTGTACATAGTTTCTCACTGTTAATATTAAATGATCTGGAGGTGGTGGTCTATGAAGGTGTGGTCAGGGAAAAACCATCGAGTAAGGAGGAAGCAAGACAGTATTTGAAAGGTTtgcttaactctctctctctctctctctacacccccccccccccaaacagTTCACTGTTGTTATCCTATCACATAACTCTGGTGATTTACCAACACGGTTTCAGACTATTCTGGGAGCCATGCAGCAACAGTGGGATCTGTGCTAGTTACAAACCTTAAGACAGGATTCAGAAAAGGAGAATGGGACCGAGTGGAGGTACCATATGCTTCTATTCCTTCATTTGtgaaacttttttataattattgttgagcttttttccccttttgaaTATCTTTCCATTCAAGACATTATATGGTTATTataccatttttttataagtaaaataaaattttattaaaaaaactaataaggCATATCCTAATAAACATAGAGCATACAAgagaacacctaattacaagttaggagctagaaaaggaaacaagaaaatcatgaaaattagccccattaagaaaaatattagaggcccaaagaaataaggtatGGAAGAAAAGGCATCtaagctctttttttttattggcaccgggtgtccgagaacaaagtcATGACAAGTTATTTAATTTGGACAGTTCAAGGGGAAGTTCCCCTAGAAGCATCTAAGCTCTTTAAACGAGCGTTCCTGGTCTTCAAAACTTTGGCCATTCATTTCaagccaaatacaccacatgaggcatagaggaatcattttccatacGGCTGCGATTTTGGGGTTACTCTGGAAACCTCTCCAGCAAACTCTTGATTTAGTGGGTCCACAAAAGATCACTTGGAAGGTCATAGGATGCCTAGCAGAATATCCTGTGACAATGAACTTAAGAAGATactttattgaaatttgaaacagGATGCCTACTAGAATATCCtggagaaattctatttgcagtcctcaagtggggactgcatgtgcaagcccattattaaatgagagaaaacatcattttaggagggataattttgtaattttaaaaaattttaaagttaaaatagcctaggcttgcattgcagtccccatttgaggactgtatctagcattgctcaatATCCTGTGACAATGAACTTAAGAAGATactttattgaaatttgaaacaatctcTTCTGGCATGTTTTgtgtaattgtaattttgaactcCATATGCTGAACAAAAAAAGGATAATAATAGAAATTGGTGTTCCTACCTAGGTgtttctcttttataaattctgtgtacttgggctaagcCTTTGcgttgttaaataaaaaataataataatgaatattaaatttaaagttaGTGTTGTACAATATTAGATAAGGAACACCTTTTCACCAAATCATTGCTGGTATTACATTACAGGTTCTATTTTGCTTGCTAAACTCTTCGTTTGCTAACTTGccataattatatagttttacgCTTAGAGTACTTTAAAGTTGCGTTAGAAGAGATCTCCTCAGTTGAACAGtagaattttaaatattttggtgTATACACTTGATACATGCTACATATGGCTACACATCGTTTAGGTTTCATTCTATGACATTGAAAGTCAAGGAATCCAGGTTTGACTAAAGGAGTTCTATGtttctaattttgtttatatcgataaaaaaatgtttctagttttgttttatttgttcttttaatGATTCATTTGCTTACTTACATTTTCGTTTTAGTATTCCATTTGgaaatttatctcattttattttatttcttttgttcccAATCCTTTGTTTATCTTTAATTATCCATTTGCTGATAAATGATACATAATGTTGTGATTCGCTGCAGATCTATTTCCATGAAATACCAGATGAAATCATTGAGAAACTGgtattcatatttttctttcattgaaATTGGCGGTAGCTTCTGCATCATTTATGAGATACAAGATATTTTGCTCCACcgttctttttttcctttctcagatTGAGGAGGGGATTGTGCTTAATGTTGCCGGAGGACTGATCATAGAGCATCCTTTGATTCTGCCCTTCGTCAAACAAGTGGTTGGTTTGCTAATCTTAGTTTAACCATTAAAAGAGTCGAAAACTTAGGTGATTGACATAGGAGACATGGAGTAGGTGAGCTAGCCAAGCAAGTATCATGTCCCAATTTGTGGTTCCCTGCATGAATTCACGATTCAGTTGATCAGACATTGTCACCAAAACCTCTTATATATTGACCTCCCAAGTAATCTTGCGCATAAAGCTGTTATTTAAAGATGGCTTGCTTCTTGGGAATACAACTTGGAAGTTTGTGACATTTTGGCATGGCCATTGATCCTTTAATCGACGTCATCACCCATTAACCTGAGGTGTCATATAAAATTAACACAACCCTaatgtaataaattataagaagATATAAGTTGAGCAAGTTTTGGTTGGCAAGTTGGGGGGTTAAAAGCCTGGAAACTAAAAGAAATGTGTCTAAATTGCTGTTGCTTCAGGTTTCTTAACAAATTTATCAAGGGAGTAAATTTCTGTCTCAGTTAGGCAGAGTGTTGGTCTTGATCAGAACTTATCCATTCAATCATAATTCTGAGCAACCTTCTCATATGCCTGAATTCAAGCTGTTAAACTCAGGCCGAGGGGTTGCCTGGATAAGTTGCTTCAATGAGTCCAAATGGTCTGTCCTTGGCTTTTTGGGTTTATCAAGGATGAGTCATTTGCTGCCAATTCAACTTCATTACAGTGTCTCTGAACAGCTTGTAATTCCTTTGCTTTGGTTCACTAATTGCCGACATTTCTTCTATGCTTGGGTAGACATAATAATTGGTGGTATTCTTTGCAGGTTGGAACAACAGATAGTGTGATGGGGCTCCCCAAAGCTCTGACTGATAAACTTTTGAGGGAGGCCCTATAGCTGCCCAAGACACTGCTTCTTCATACTTGATAACCAGCTGAGCCACTTTAACTGCATCTGTTATGCCTGATTTTGGTTTCATTAAATCAATTGTTATCTAAATGTCTGGCAGGAGCCtttttagtattatttgttACTTATCCATTCGAATTGTTTGTCTATTCAAGTTTCTTTGTTGATAGAAGATTACATACTTGATTCGTAAGCCATTTATCTCTGaatccatttgttttttttttatatatagataataagagaatttattcttagtaaataggcatagtccaaacacacaggaagtatacaagtgagtacacctaaatacaagctaagGCAAAACAGAACTAAGgcaaaacattacaaatattcaatTGTTGCAGGGCAAATCattaatataaaaacttaaagATTGTTATGGTCTAATCTTCATCAATCTCTGATTTACTTGAACCCTAAACTCTTAAAATCTTAGCACTATACCAAGCTTCCGAATTGGACATCTACGACAAGTACTTACTCTATCGGCTTTGATCCAATGGTGGTCCTGTTCTCGGTTTGTCACTTTACTCGTCTATTAgtattcaataatttaaaagttatgCTAGTACGATATAAA
Coding sequences within it:
- the LOC108991743 gene encoding 7-methyl-GTP pyrophosphatase isoform X6, with translation MEANTSPFKIILGSSSIARRTILAEMGYEFTIMTADIDEKCIRKDKPEDLVMALAEAKAEAILQRPIGDYIKDAEPTLLITCDQVVVYEGVVREKPSSKEEARQYLKDYSGSHAATVGSVLVTNLKTGFRKGEWDRVEIYFHEIPDEIIEKLIEEGIVLNVAGGLIIEHPLILPFVKQVVGTTDSVMGLPKALTDKLLREAL
- the LOC108991743 gene encoding 7-methyl-GTP pyrophosphatase isoform X5 — encoded protein: MEANTSPFKIILGSSSIARRTILAEMGYEFTIMTADIDEKCIRKDKPEDLVMALAEAKADAIISKLQIINHQEKDVEQTILIAADTVVVYEGVVREKPSSKEEARQYLKDYSGSHAATVGSVLVTNLKTGFRKGEWDRVEIYFHEIPDEIIEKLIEEGIVLNVAGGLIIEHPLILPFVKQVVGTTDSVMGLPKALTDKLLREAL
- the LOC108991743 gene encoding 7-methyl-GTP pyrophosphatase isoform X4, with the protein product MEANTSPFKAVVQIILGSSSIARRTILAEMGYEFTIMTADIDEKCIRKDKPEDLVMALAEAKAEAILQRPIGDYIKDAEPTLLITCDQVVVYEGVVREKPSSKEEARQYLKDYSGSHAATVGSVLVTNLKTGFRKGEWDRVEIYFHEIPDEIIEKLIEEGIVLNVAGGLIIEHPLILPFVKQVVGTTDSVMGLPKALTDKLLREAL
- the LOC108991743 gene encoding 7-methyl-GTP pyrophosphatase isoform X2, giving the protein MEANTSPFKIILGSSSIARRTILAEMGYEFTIMTADIDEKCIRKDKPEDLVMALAEAKADAIISKLQIINHQEKDVEQTILIAADTAEAILQRPIGDYIKDAEPTLLITCDQVVVYEGVVREKPSSKEEARQYLKDYSGSHAATVGSVLVTNLKTGFRKGEWDRVEIYFHEIPDEIIEKLIEEGIVLNVAGGLIIEHPLILPFVKQVVGTTDSVMGLPKALTDKLLREAL
- the LOC108991743 gene encoding 7-methyl-GTP pyrophosphatase isoform X3, with protein sequence MEANTSPFKAVVQIILGSSSIARRTILAEMGYEFTIMTADIDEKCIRKDKPEDLVMALAEAKADAIISKLQIINHQEKDVEQTILIAADTVVVYEGVVREKPSSKEEARQYLKDYSGSHAATVGSVLVTNLKTGFRKGEWDRVEIYFHEIPDEIIEKLIEEGIVLNVAGGLIIEHPLILPFVKQVVGTTDSVMGLPKALTDKLLREAL
- the LOC108991743 gene encoding 7-methyl-GTP pyrophosphatase isoform X1, with amino-acid sequence MEANTSPFKAVVQIILGSSSIARRTILAEMGYEFTIMTADIDEKCIRKDKPEDLVMALAEAKADAIISKLQIINHQEKDVEQTILIAADTAEAILQRPIGDYIKDAEPTLLITCDQVVVYEGVVREKPSSKEEARQYLKDYSGSHAATVGSVLVTNLKTGFRKGEWDRVEIYFHEIPDEIIEKLIEEGIVLNVAGGLIIEHPLILPFVKQVVGTTDSVMGLPKALTDKLLREAL